Sequence from the Schistocerca americana isolate TAMUIC-IGC-003095 chromosome 11, iqSchAmer2.1, whole genome shotgun sequence genome:
gaggaagtaactttattaatgattaatttgtattttcaatttgagtcagaagtattgtaaacatctatgcagttcatgtctttgagcaatctcctaaaattcgcaatttttgactgatttattaccctcctgtactcagaaaTAATAGATTTTTATCTTGATAATTTTCAactttaacacaagatgctgcatgttatGATCAGaaagtccatttactattggttttgtgatatgactttttccctagatttgtcaacaaaaatattatcaatagcagtctcacaGCATTTAGATACCCCAGTTGCAAAATTCACggtaggaattaaattgaatgacagtgttactgatcgcaataattgttcactgacacattaaaatcaccagcaaccactatttccttgttttttactgtgagatgggacGACAGAGCTACCAGATTTATTATTAAGAGTTTaaagtttcctgaaggtgctctgtatatagtTACTATTATAAACGACTTGCTATGAAATACCATTTCTGCTGCAGCTTCTAAGTGCTGgtatgagcaaaatttattaatatctatATTCTTgacaatcaaaacagtttctgacaaatgtggcaactcctcgtTTCTccctattttctctacagaagtaagaagcaaacttgaatcctgtaacatgtAACATATctttaccagtggtcacatgatgttcagagaggctgaTTATATCCACTGGTTTGctgaactctaattcttcaacataaataagcaactcattaagcttacccccTTAGTCTTAGGATATTCTTATGCAATAAGgataattgttttttttattttatttattttttcttgcacTGGCTGAATGAAAGCTGGGTGAATctaatttttctgtcagtttttgaaTATATCTAGTTTCAATCAGCGGCTGCTTACATGacttgtgtacattaaaatttgctttcttgctGCCAGTTTTATCAATGTGAgtgtcattttcagcctgtctctgagcaccttttctttctgtcctccctcactaaaaaaataaaaaaaactgctgtACTGTCACTTTTAACCACTGGTactgtagtgtttcctttcctcggggttctgccgtgaaaatacaaattagaaaatctgattgggttttgaagtttgttggaataagttacggataaagaggacttcgtattactgattgagatagtgctgtaatttgactgtGACTGGCAGACTGGGTCGGCAACaatacaaaaagcgactgtaaggaaatagcatcagaaataagttgaaatttaccttataattctgttagaaacgcagtattaattataatatagtcttcgtggctgCGTCTGGAATACTTCTTAAATTTCTCGTAGGATATCCTTTTTctcgggtctagtgcagcaggggatacaacccgtcggctttgaacaatgacgtcattccttagtcatagatcgtaatgtcttcacttcgaggcatagataataaagcagttctgtgttctaataagcttttgctgttatgtttcaatttcgtttttttactgattgcttaataaagtaggatcagtttattctatctcgtgagattttttttttaaagcccaaaaacacttatcagctactgaaggcagctacaacactagaagactcgcttctcggcttttgacaagatattgcttaataaagtaggatcagtttattctatctcgtgagatttttttaaaaaaagccaaaaaaacactattgcttaatatagtaggatcagtttattctatctcgtgaaattttttttaaaaaaagtcaaaaaacacttatgcttttgacaagatcaatgtttatctctctcgcattcctttgtttctcaacattctcctcagctctttcatctctgtaatacatgctctctggcgacttgtgacgtcattgttcaaagccgacgggttgtatcccctgctgcactagtcccttTTTCTCATTGTTTGCTGGTCCTCTTGTTCTccgtctgatgaaaatttctttaagTTGTCACTGTCAGGATTATTTTATAAATTTGGCGATccattagttgttaaaaacaaacacctacccaaaagtaaaaaaaaaagatcaaaattatttataaaaatcggtcgctggcgcagcgctattctgcatgcgcgatcgtaaattatatctttgtattggcggaggcacGGTAGTCAAAGTAACGTTtcaatgcctcctctactgacacgctccttagaaaatttacacacacacacacacacacacacacacacacaaacatatatatatatatatgagaaaacaAGGATTTTACATATtccaaaaaatatttctgagcataATGCTCTCTGCATATCAGTCCTTGTCCTTTTGGTATGTATCTTCTAAAGCAACGATAATACGCCGCAGTTCAAATACATTAACGTTACGACTCCTAAAGAACATTAATGTCTTTGAACTGCGGCGTATTATCGTTGCTTTGCTTAGCACAGCTTTTGAATTCAGTTTTATGGTTCGTGTTAAAATGGAATTGattcgaacaataaatgtttctattatattgctcgaatgtctttaaacgtagtatcggcTTCTGAGCgtgtgtgtactgcctggatctcttgcgtgtgacttgaagaaaatccaaagtttgttcgTTGTGTCAACACGtaattgtgatctccagcagtcgaattttggtggcgtccgccggggtataaatggtcaatgagggcacgggaaacacctcactgcctacgacaggtgatgagcttgtcctttacaccaacctgaagacctgccggctttcactacaccatacacttcaaGGAAGGCGTATTAACACTACGTAAATATTTCTTGACTAGTGTTCCATCACGTTAGTTTCTTCTctgcattttcagttccatttatatgaatcatgtgctacatgcacaagtcctttgcagttCATTAACATCTCCTCAAAATACACTTCTTGATAGCCTATAATAAGTACATGAAtatagaaatatttaattttaatcaTTACACAAGATatttacattgttgtcatatagtACATATAGAGAATCAAATggcaaaatatagtaaatttttacgttacattcaatatcattgtgctgacatgtgaattacattacgtTCAGATTGAAATAgcctatacattttatttattttatttgttagctcatttttttcctttctttcctttttttgttcctttccctttcgttacacttgcaacattttaaaataattgtggcaactcgctagaatattcaacttaaaattcatcttgcgtcctggaataaaatttacacatatttcaagcttcaagacagccctctgtaggaggataggttcatggaatggttgctaactacttcataaatagtagtaaagtcatctcctacagtggactacacaaaataaaatatgatagacAAAATACATGTTCACTTAATATAGTGTAAAATTTCCTATACCTAATAacgtttttacctatttgatcctctgctgccttcactatttcatccctcaaaagctacccattcttcttctactgtatttctttcccccattcctgtcaattgttccctgatgctctccctgaaactctgtacaatctctggttctttcagtttatccaggtcccatctccttaaattcccacctttttgcagtttcttcagttttaatctacagttcataaccaatagatcgtggtcagagtccacatctgcccctggaaatgtcttaaaatttaaaacctggttcccaaatctctgtcttaccgttatataatctatctgatatgttttagtatctccagggttcttccatgtatacagccttcttttatgattcttaaaccaagtgttagctattattaagttatgctctgcgcaaaattctaccaggcggcttcgtctttcatttcttagccccaatccatattcacctactatgtttccttctctccctttccctactgacaaattccagtcacccatgactattaattttcgtctcccttcactaccggaataatttcttttatctcatcatacatttcatcaatttcttcatcatcttcagagctagttggcatataaacttgtactactgtagtaggtgtgggcttcgtatctatcttggccacaataatgcattcactatgctgtttgtagtagcttacccgtacacctatttttttatgtactcacctgaccagaagtcctgttcctcctgccaccgaacttcactaattcccactatatctaactttaacctatccatttccctttttaaattctctaacctacctgcccgatcaagggatctgacattccacgctccgatctgtagaacgaccgttttctttctcctgataacgacatcctcctgagtagtccccatccgaatgggggactatttttacctccggaatattttacccaagaggacgccatcatcatttaatcatacagtaaagctgcatgccttcgggaaaaattacggccgtagtttccccttgctttcagccgttcgcagtacgagaacagcaaggccattttggttaatgttacaaggccagatcagtcaatcgtccagactgttgcccatgcaactactgaaaaggctgctgcccctcttcaggaaccacacgtttgtctggcctctcaacagatacccctccgttgtggttgcacctacggtacggctatctgtatcactgaggcacgcaagcctccccaccaacggcaaggtccatggttcatggggggattcaTTTACTATAAATACTAATGAATTAGGGGACATGGACATCATGGTTGGTATTTTTTGCTATTATTTTGGAATATTACAACCCCAAAAATTGATATTGAAACCAGAATTTaatcaactaattagtttaatGTGACCCCTATGTGACTAAATTTGGAAACTATTGAATGAAAAGGATTTTCATCTTATGTACTGAATTACAtgcaatttttattttaggtacacTGTACTTCCATAGTATCCAAAATAAAGGTCAAAATAcatgtattctttttattattaacttcttgcaatattttgttttgtttaacttTAAAAAGTATTTATGGAAGTCAGTTTtccccctctttaaaaaaaaatgacattctCCAGGATAAAATATTTAATATACTGTTGATTAATATGACTCACTCTGTACCCAAGTACTATATTATTGTTCATTCAAAATTTAGCTTTTATAATTGTAATAGTGGATGAGATGATAGATGCTTAATTAAGCTGAAACATTGTTTGTGTGAAATTGAAACTGAAGATTTATCATTTTCTTCTTTATGATAACACGTCAAAACATTCCAGctcgggcggccggtgtggccgtgcggttaaaggcgcttcagtctagaaccgcgtgaccgctacggtcgcaggttcgaatcctgcctcgggcatggatgtgtgtgatgtccttaggttggttaggtttaagtagttctaagttctaggggactgatgaccacagctgttaagtcccatagtgctcagagccatttgaaccattccagctcCATAATTTTATTGATTCTGAGTTCCTTTTCATCTCATAtagcattcttaattttcttttttgttgtggACTCCTTTATCAGGCTTTCAGCAGCTTTTTCTGCTTCAGCAACACATTGCCTGTCTACTCGTAGCAGCCCACTTTTCATGTTGTCCCTATTTCTGATGCCTAGTCTGCTCGTTGTTAATCTGCTCATTACTAAATCGTTCCAACATATTTCAGTGTCCTTCAGACCTATGTGAAGAGCTGATATGCCAACAAAAATAGTCTTTAGCAAGCATTCCCAAATGAAACaattgaagctttcatttgcattctgtgtTTTGCCATGTAAATATTTTTCCAGGAGTTTAAAATTTGAAAGATCTCCATATGTTGGCTTTAATTCTGCCATAGTAGTTTCTGGCATGATGTGCATGTGTAAGTTTTTGTCCATGTGCTTCAGTTAGTATACTAACACCATGCAGTGTTTCCTTTTGGGCAGAGGTATTGGTGTGGATCTTCAGTGAAACAGAGTtgctcaaatttcttttctcacctcACCTCACCGACATTTTTGCTGTTTCTCATGAACATCCGCATTCCGTATTTCTGATTTCATGAGTCTGCCTTGTCTACCAATCCCTCCACCATCAGAGTGTTCTTTTCCTGTCAAGTCCTTGCAGAGTTCCTGAAGTCTTGCTCCCATTCTCTTCTGCATATGTCCTATAAATTCAAGTTTTTTGGTTTCACCATATGGTTTAGCAACCTCAACACTTAAAACCTTCAGAGTCACCATCACAAAGGTAGTGAGTGTATTGCACATCTTCTCTAGCAACTGATCTAATACAAACAGCTTCTGGATTAGGAAGGCATTTGAACACGAAAAAGATGAGGTAGCCTACTACACATAAGATAGGTCCATCTTTTTTGAAAGTGTACAATTATTGTATTGCTTTAATACCCAAATATGTATCACCATAGTTGTGGCGTCCTCagcagtttcttttatttattttgtgtgtatcTCCTGTGACTGACAAACCAAAATCAGCCATGGGTCTAAAGACAAGTGTATTAATTTAGACACGTGTATCATTTTGGTTCACCTGCCTCGAgaagactgagtgtttgtgttgtcctcatcatttcatcttgaaAGTGGTgtgattgggctgagcaaaggttcggaatttgtgtgggcactgataaccacgcatttgagtgccccacaaaccaatcatcaccaccaccagcaTTTTGGTTGGGGGATGCAGGACACACAGAAAgtagataaaaagaaataaaccaTTGAAGGTGCCACAACCTTTGTGATAAATGTTTGTATATTAAAACAATAATTGTGTATGCTAAAAGGTGGGCCCATGTTCAATTCATAATTACTTTTCTGCAAGCACAGGAAAAGAACTCAAAATTCCAATAGTTTATGAGAAATGCTTCTTCAAAATTCACAATTGTGCTAAAGTTCCTTGCAGAGTATTACTGGAAGGCTTCAATTTCTGATGTACTTAAAGTTGCTCTTAGTGAACTGGGTTGATTCATAATAATTACATGTGATTATCTTTGTTGGCATTTAAGAAGGAAGCCCATAATGAACAGAGGCAGTGTCTAGTATCATCAAGACTATTGGCGTTGAGAGGTGTCATACTAACTTGCTTAGTAGTAGACAGTGGTAGTGTGCAGAGAGAGTGATGTCAGAAGTTTTATCAGGTCCCATCTTTTAAAATATGGATATTATTTTTCAGGGGGTGAAAGAAGCAGCCTAAAGTGTCTGTTCTCTGCAGTCTGGCCATTTAGCCACCAGAGAGCTTATCAGTTCCTTCCGTAAATAGGGTCCTACCCGGGTGATGAGAGGGAAGGGGTTCTTGTACTTTCGATTCTGTCTCATTTACTTCTTCAGTTCAGACTCCTTTCACTTCATCCCACATTGTGCAGGCAGAAACTGGCTGAAATATCCCAGTTCCTATTCCACATCTCTGTATAATGCaaactttctgattttttttcttacaTTACACCATACTAATTCATTTTGTTGGCCTCCGTGTAGGATGGAACTcttgcaattgtgtgtgtgtgtgtgtgtgtgtgtgtgtgtgtgtgtgtgtgtgtgtgagagagagagagtgagagagtgagagtgagagtcaCTAAAACAAATATGATGCTTATGGTTGCATAAATATATATGGCTACAGCACAACTACACATCTGTTGCTCATGTGCCTAATAATGGCTGATAATAGGCTCTAACATATTTCTTTACTGGGTTTTCAATAAGAGATTCCTCCAATGTGTACTTTCTGGTACATGAAAAGCACAGTCACTTACAGAAAACATTTTCAGCATATGTTGGCTTAAAACAGTTGTTTGTTAGGATAGTTTGACACTGTTCTATTGAACAGAACTAAATGTTACCCTTAAGCACAAGTTAGATCAATAATATTTAGTAGCTCTTTAACAGAGTTTAGAACTCTCCTGATGACAATAATATTTTTGGTCTACTTGTGGAAGCTTATTACATCCTTTTCCTGTGTGCAGGACACAAATTTGGCATTTACCTTAGATTTTTAAGATTTTGGTGTTGGTCGGATGCAATTTCATCTTTGTGTatgaaagatgttctgtaggaattATTTGATTCTGCAGTAATTACAAAGATTTCACATTACAATTTGAAACTACAGTGGATCAAAGGCATTACACATCTTAACAAGTCATGTTATACCTTCATCAGTGTAGTCCATACGAGGTGCCAAATGTTTTTTATGGTAAATTTTCACTAACTTTTAAGCAAAAGGCACTGCACTTCCCAAAACTTGATAGGTGTAGCAAAAACCCTACTAATTTTTTTGCTTAAATTGTCGAAAAGTTTTGTGAAGTACAATGCAACACATGTGATACAGTGATTATGACGGTGATTATATGAAATGAAGTGTTATGAAGCATAGATCGTGAAAGTGAGCCCTTAAGGCTTACAGGTTATCATCTGTACAGTACTCCAGAAAATGATGCCATGAGTAATTATGAAGTGGTTATGTACATGccataacatttaaagcatagcctCTACACTAATGATTCATATTCCTGTCTTGTCGTGTTATTATTTTTATCTGCCATCCTGTAGTACTTTTGTGTGtgatgtcactgtttgaatatttcggtgttcttttcttttcttgttacagtttgttatgtgtttcatattttctacaattttgtaattttaatattagcACTTTACTgcatttggggggaggggagattATATTTGGTGTGTACATTGAGTTTAAAAGTGTTAGGAAATAATACTTAAGTCTGAGATTTAAATATTGATTGTGATTTAGAGTACTTTGTTCATATAGTTTTATGTACCTTATAATCCAGGGTTCACTGTTAGGTTTCTTGTAAAATTCAAATTATTTTGGCCTAGAGAAAACCCTGTATGTGACTCTTCTGGATTTAGCATTTGAAGATATATTTAATATTCTTTATACTTTCAGGCTGACCATGTTAACCCAGCAAAAAAGAGATTGTTGATTATGGATACGAAAAAGAGCGATTGTCCTGCCACTTTTTAAATTAAATGTGTTAAAGTGTATCCAGGCTATTCTGTTCAATCAGTAGATGATCGTgaaattaaaaagaatgtaacTATGTGGTTTCTATTCTGTAATTTAATGTTTTATGCCATTTGTTCTAGAAATAGTCTATTGCTCCACAAACTCTTTGTACTTAATGCCTTgtcttttgttaattataattatattTGTGTTAAAGGTTGTCCATAGTTTAAAACAGGCTTTGGAGGCAGCCAATAAACCTGAAAGTGTTCTTCGCTTTTATATGAGGGCGTCACCACCATACCCACAGCACAGAAAGCGTAAAAGCAAGTGGAGACATACATCCCTTGCTAGCTGCGGAAATAGCAAAAGTTGTTGAAGATGGAACTACGTCTGTGAGAATAATAAAGTTACACCTTGAAAGATTTGTGAACATAACCTTCACTGGACCAAACAAGCCAGATAATATGAACACTACATTTTACCCCACACATCTCACAATATATAGTCATGTGTACAGGGCccttaagaaattgaagaaaagtgtGTTTGACCAAGATGCTTTGCAAATGCAGATTAATGAGTGGCAGAAAGAATATAGAGGTGACAATATTTTTTTCAGGCCTTTTTCAGATGTTGATGGAGAAATACAGCCATTGCTGTTTTGTTATGAGAGTGCATGGCAGGAGGATATCTTAAAAAAATATGGAGATGTATGTTTGCTTGATGCCacctacaaaacaacaaaatatgacattcctttattttttgttacagtaaAGGCAAACAGATGCTGTTTAGTGGTAggttttttctttattcaggtagAAGATACAAGGTCAATTGCTGAAGCGCTACTTGTTTTCAAGAGGTGGAATACAAACTTCGACCCAACCTACTGGGTTACTGATTTTTCAGAGTCCGAGATAGCAGCAATtaaagaaatatttccattttcaaaaGTGTACTTGTGTTCATTTCACAGGGAACAGGCTCGGGGGCGATGGGTTAAAAAGGGTGGGAATCTAACTGTAGGAACTGATAAAGAGTCCGTTCTGGAGCTGTGGCGCTATGTTGCAACGTCTCCCACTGAGGAACAGTTCGAACTCAATGTTGAAATGTTAGAGACTCTTGAGGTTTTTCGTAGAAACCCCAAGGcacttatttattttaaaaatcaatgGCTCTCACTTGCTGAAAAGTGGGTGAGAGCTTTTGAGAATATTGGCATATTTGCCAATATTAGAACCACAAACGGTGTTGAAACAATGAACGAGAAGGTCAAAAA
This genomic interval carries:
- the LOC124553848 gene encoding uncharacterized protein LOC124553848, translating into MNTTFYPTHLTIYSHVYRALKKLKKSVFDQDALQMQINEWQKEYRGDNIFFRPFSDVDGEIQPLLFCYESAWQEDILKKYGDVCLLDATYKTTKYDIPLFFVTVKANRCCLVVGFFFIQVEDTRSIAEALLVFKRWNTNFDPTYWVTDFSESEIAAIKEIFPFSKVYLCSFHREQARGRWVKKGGNLTVGTDKESVLELWRYVATSPTEEQFELNVEMLETLEVFRRNPKALIYFKNQWLSLAEKWVRAFENIGIFANIRTTNGVETMNEKVKKSFLNYDTDKTLTGVVKVLVNSFIPGLMKKYCQMNSVIRKNNEVVPAFLHGKT